The following proteins are encoded in a genomic region of Clostridium kluyveri:
- a CDS encoding helix-turn-helix domain-containing protein, producing the protein MKGGDKIILNRLKFLRTKKNISQYKLAEISGLSQSQISKIEKGSPIMLRIIHT; encoded by the coding sequence ATTAAAGGAGGAGATAAGATAATACTAAATAGACTTAAGTTTTTACGAACAAAGAAAAACATATCTCAATATAAACTAGCAGAAATTTCAGGATTAAGTCAATCACAGATATCAAAAATAGAAAAAGGAAGCCCTATAATGTTAAGAATTATACATACCTGA
- the serS gene encoding serine--tRNA ligase, giving the protein MLDLKRIRNNPEEIKKQLLNRGEDFELSIIDEVVSLDEKRRKILVEVEALKNKRNQDSGEIAKIKRSGGNADTLVVEMKQVSDNIKQYDIQLSEINDKIEYIMLRIPNIPNPAVPEGKLDEDNVEIRRWMEPTKFKFQPKAHWDIGTNLNILDFERGGKVAGSRFTFYRGLGARLERAIVSYYLDFHTEKHGYEEILPPYMVNRTSMIGTGQLPKFEEDAFRVANNDFFLIPTAEVPVTNFYRNEVLKGEDLPIKHVAYSACFRAEAGSAGRDTRGIIRQHQFNKVELVKFAKPEQSYDELEKLTNDAEDVLKGLKIPYRVVKICKGDLGFTAALKYDIEVWMPSYNRYVEISSCSNFEDFQARRVNIKYKETPKDKPKYIHTLNGSGVAIGRTVAAVLENYQQDDGSVLIPEVLKPYMGGREVIK; this is encoded by the coding sequence ATGTTAGATTTAAAAAGGATAAGAAATAATCCAGAAGAAATAAAAAAACAACTTTTAAATAGGGGAGAAGATTTTGAACTGTCAATTATTGATGAAGTAGTATCTTTAGATGAAAAAAGAAGAAAAATTTTAGTTGAAGTAGAAGCTTTAAAAAATAAAAGAAATCAAGATTCTGGAGAAATAGCTAAAATAAAAAGATCTGGTGGAAATGCAGATACTTTAGTTGTAGAAATGAAACAAGTTTCAGATAATATAAAACAATACGATATTCAGCTATCAGAAATAAATGATAAAATAGAGTACATAATGCTTAGAATACCTAATATTCCAAATCCAGCAGTTCCAGAAGGAAAGCTAGATGAAGATAATGTAGAAATTAGACGATGGATGGAACCTACTAAATTTAAATTTCAACCTAAAGCTCACTGGGATATAGGTACGAATCTTAATATACTTGACTTTGAAAGAGGAGGAAAAGTAGCAGGCTCTAGGTTTACTTTTTATAGGGGGTTAGGAGCAAGACTTGAAAGAGCTATTGTATCTTATTATTTGGATTTTCATACTGAAAAACACGGATATGAAGAGATATTGCCACCTTATATGGTAAATAGAACCAGCATGATTGGTACAGGACAACTTCCAAAGTTTGAAGAAGATGCTTTTAGGGTAGCAAATAATGATTTTTTCTTAATTCCAACTGCAGAAGTGCCAGTAACTAATTTTTATAGAAATGAGGTATTAAAAGGAGAAGATCTTCCAATAAAACATGTTGCATATAGTGCATGTTTTAGAGCTGAAGCAGGTTCAGCAGGAAGAGATACTAGAGGAATTATAAGACAGCATCAATTCAACAAGGTTGAACTTGTTAAATTTGCAAAGCCTGAACAATCTTATGATGAACTTGAGAAATTAACTAATGATGCGGAAGATGTACTTAAAGGATTAAAAATTCCCTATAGAGTAGTTAAGATATGTAAGGGGGATCTTGGATTTACAGCTGCCCTTAAGTATGATATAGAAGTTTGGATGCCAAGTTACAATAGATATGTAGAAATATCAAGCTGTAGTAATTTTGAAGATTTTCAAGCAAGACGAGTTAATATTAAATACAAGGAAACTCCAAAAGACAAACCCAAATATATTCATACATTAAATGGTTCTGGAGTAGCTATAGGGAGAACTGTAGCAGCTGTTTTAGAGAATTATCAACAGGATGATGGAAGTGTATTGATTCCTGAAGTATTAAAACCATATATGGGTGGAAGAGAAGTAATAAAATAG
- a CDS encoding YsnF/AvaK domain-containing protein — protein sequence MGLFNNVLGNNNDNKKSEDEGRLTLHKEELDINKNKIRKGEVELSKEIVEEQKTVDVPVTHEEVVIERRAVDNQTSDTPIDDKETIRIPVSEEQVNVDKHTVVTGEVSAHKREVGETRRVDEKLKREEARINTNGNADIVDDNTDNGFR from the coding sequence ATGGGTTTATTTAACAATGTTTTGGGAAATAACAATGATAATAAGAAAAGTGAAGATGAAGGAAGACTTACACTTCATAAGGAAGAACTTGATATAAACAAAAACAAGATTAGAAAAGGTGAAGTTGAACTAAGTAAAGAAATTGTTGAAGAACAAAAAACAGTTGATGTTCCAGTTACTCATGAAGAAGTTGTTATCGAAAGAAGAGCAGTAGATAATCAAACCAGCGATACACCTATTGATGATAAAGAAACCATACGTATTCCGGTCAGTGAAGAACAGGTCAATGTGGATAAACATACTGTGGTGACTGGAGAAGTATCTGCCCATAAACGTGAAGTTGGAGAAACAAGGCGAGTAGATGAGAAACTAAAAAGAGAAGAAGCTCGTATAAACACGAATGGTAATGCGGATATAGTGGATGACAATACAGATAATGGCTTCCGTTAG
- a CDS encoding MBL fold metallo-hydrolase, with the protein MKNIINVTSGKGSSTAFLILGKNKTALIDCGMAYCASSLIGNIQQVLNDERKLDYILLSHSHYDHISAVPYLRKIWPDVKVMAAEHAQNILNKKSALKTIKELNNQSALYYGSSQLIDYDDTLMKVDHKISEGDSLNLGNISINVLETPGHTKCSLSFLVNNEVIFPSETTGCMNKSGKINSAFIISYKQTIDSINKCRKANPRYIISPHFGLVDKSETPTYWEKCIEAANKTRNFVLKLFTLGFDQDKIFKEFEKFFRDEEYKLYQPDYAFEINNRAMIKSIINNK; encoded by the coding sequence ATGAAGAATATAATAAACGTAACAAGCGGGAAAGGTAGCAGCACTGCATTTTTGATACTTGGAAAAAACAAAACAGCATTAATTGATTGCGGAATGGCGTATTGCGCTTCTAGCCTTATAGGAAATATTCAGCAAGTGCTTAATGATGAAAGAAAGTTAGACTATATACTTCTTAGTCACTCCCATTACGATCATATTAGTGCAGTACCATACTTAAGAAAAATATGGCCTGATGTTAAAGTGATGGCAGCAGAACATGCACAAAATATTTTAAATAAAAAAAGTGCGTTAAAAACAATTAAAGAGCTAAACAATCAGTCTGCGCTATATTATGGATCCAGCCAATTAATAGACTATGATGATACTTTAATGAAAGTAGATCATAAAATCTCAGAGGGAGATTCATTAAATTTAGGTAATATAAGTATTAATGTATTAGAAACGCCTGGTCATACAAAGTGTTCATTATCATTTCTAGTTAATAATGAGGTTATCTTTCCAAGCGAAACAACTGGATGTATGAATAAGTCAGGAAAAATTAATTCTGCATTTATAATTAGTTATAAACAAACAATAGACTCCATCAATAAATGCCGAAAAGCGAATCCACGATACATTATATCTCCTCACTTTGGCTTGGTTGATAAAAGTGAAACGCCTACATATTGGGAAAAATGCATTGAAGCCGCAAATAAAACCAGAAATTTTGTACTTAAATTATTCACATTAGGATTTGATCAAGATAAAATTTTTAAAGAATTTGAAAAGTTTTTTAGAGATGAAGAGTACAAGTTATATCAACCAGATTATGCTTTTGAGATAAATAATCGAGCTATGATTAAATCAATAATTAATAATAAGTGA
- a CDS encoding Uma2 family endonuclease, whose amino-acid sequence MLPESKKYTYDEFLQLTKDTERTEFIDGEIYMLASPTPEHQRISGNIFFQLKNYFKNKECEPFAAPLDIVLENDSGDKTDIVQPDLMVICDKSKFTSSNYKGIPTLIIEILSPSTAAKDTIKKMDLYMRFKLAEYWIVRPKSKTVDIYVYDENLRAYTEPMAYSKDDVVKSSIFKDLSIKLENIF is encoded by the coding sequence ATGTTACCTGAATCTAAAAAGTATACTTATGATGAGTTTTTACAGTTAACCAAAGATACGGAAAGAACTGAATTTATAGATGGTGAAATATATATGCTTGCATCACCAACGCCAGAGCATCAAAGAATATCAGGAAATATATTTTTTCAACTGAAAAATTATTTTAAAAATAAAGAATGTGAACCTTTCGCCGCTCCTTTGGATATAGTTTTAGAAAATGATAGCGGAGATAAAACCGACATAGTTCAACCGGACTTAATGGTAATTTGTGATAAATCAAAGTTTACCAGCAGCAATTACAAAGGTATTCCCACTTTGATAATTGAAATTCTTTCTCCTTCAACCGCTGCAAAAGATACCATTAAAAAGATGGATTTATACATGAGATTTAAATTAGCTGAATACTGGATTGTACGGCCTAAAAGTAAGACAGTTGATATATACGTGTATGATGAGAATTTAAGAGCTTATACGGAACCTATGGCTTATTCAAAGGATGATGTGGTTAAGTCCAGTATATTTAAAGATTTATCTATTAAACTGGAAAATATATTCTAG
- a CDS encoding D-alanyl-D-alanine carboxypeptidase family protein — translation MVRKVEKKNSGICIFVTFLLMAVITASVYKSIITPENQHILKIEPDSTVSISPDKLNSSNVILIRLKDHAILMQKNSEEKIYPASLTKIMTAIVAIENLPNLKEEIRLTNSTFQGLYEADASMTGFQPGEKVSAIDLLYGALLPSGAESCIGLANQIVGSEQGFVKMMNQKAVELGMDNTHFENVTGLHNENHYTTVKDLAILLSYALQNDTFREIFTSYRHSTQPTNKHPDGITFYSTMFEELNNQNIIDGEILGGKTGYTDEAGLCLASLAKVGRQEYILISAGAKGDHHSEQYNITDALAVYNSMGK, via the coding sequence ATGGTACGAAAAGTAGAAAAGAAAAACTCAGGAATATGCATATTTGTAACATTTCTATTGATGGCTGTCATTACCGCTAGTGTTTATAAATCCATCATTACCCCGGAAAACCAACATATTTTAAAGATAGAACCGGATTCAACTGTCTCTATATCTCCCGATAAGCTGAACAGCTCCAATGTGATTCTGATCCGTTTAAAAGATCATGCTATCCTAATGCAAAAAAATAGCGAAGAAAAAATCTATCCTGCTTCTTTGACTAAAATTATGACGGCCATTGTTGCAATAGAAAATTTACCTAACCTGAAGGAAGAAATAAGACTTACCAATTCCACATTTCAGGGGCTGTACGAAGCAGATGCATCAATGACAGGTTTTCAGCCGGGTGAGAAGGTAAGTGCTATTGACCTTTTATATGGAGCACTGCTTCCAAGTGGGGCAGAGTCTTGTATTGGGCTTGCAAATCAAATTGTGGGTTCGGAGCAGGGATTCGTAAAGATGATGAATCAAAAGGCGGTAGAGCTTGGTATGGATAACACTCATTTTGAAAATGTGACAGGGCTTCATAATGAAAATCATTATACAACAGTCAAGGATCTGGCTATTCTTCTAAGCTATGCATTGCAAAATGATACTTTCAGGGAGATTTTTACTTCGTACCGTCACTCCACGCAACCTACGAATAAGCACCCTGACGGGATAACCTTTTATAGTACCATGTTTGAAGAACTCAACAATCAAAACATTATTGATGGGGAAATTTTAGGAGGAAAAACTGGATATACCGATGAAGCCGGTCTATGTCTTGCGAGTCTCGCCAAAGTGGGTAGGCAAGAGTATATTCTGATTTCAGCTGGTGCGAAAGGGGATCACCATTCAGAACAGTATAATATTACTGATGCATTAGCTGTATACAACAGTATGGGAAAATAA
- a CDS encoding helix-turn-helix domain-containing protein has protein sequence MDIGDRIKKIREEKGLSTYKLADIISNNGFKISQSAISKIENGNKKLDIDTIKEISKALGVPVTELIENSEIFGRRLGQLIKDRNTNRDNLAKSIGISIEEILQFEGGKEPDITTLNKIAMFFDVTTNYLIGKSNFQT, from the coding sequence TTGGACATTGGAGACAGAATAAAAAAAATAAGAGAAGAAAAAGGGCTTTCAACTTATAAACTCGCAGACATAATAAGTAATAATGGTTTTAAAATAAGTCAATCAGCAATTAGTAAAATAGAAAATGGAAATAAAAAACTGGATATAGATACAATTAAAGAAATTAGTAAAGCGCTTGGAGTTCCTGTTACTGAATTGATAGAAAATAGCGAAATATTTGGCAGAAGATTAGGTCAGTTAATAAAAGATAGAAATACAAACAGAGATAATTTAGCTAAATCCATAGGAATTTCAATAGAAGAAATCTTACAATTTGAGGGTGGAAAAGAACCAGATATCACTACATTAAATAAAATAGCTATGTTTTTTGATGTTACAACGAATTACCTTATTGGTAAGAGCAATTTTCAAACCTGA
- the vanS gene encoding vancomycin resistance histidine kinase VanS → MAIKLKSKRDKRRNDYTKLKRKVFSQMLLITVAAAVTVYLLRHILRGQIGDRIVRFLVNAFKFKDSEAQTIYQLVIRNNMDMILFVVILIFLVILFRFSVSWFTKYFDEVSAGMDKLAEESDEKITLSPELDFMENKLNQIKNNLEKQEKAALNAEQRKNDLVVYLAHDIKTPLTSVIGYLSLLDEAPDMPPEQKAKYVGITLEKAYRLEQLINEFFEITRFNLQTIVLNKVKINLLFMLQQMADEFYPMLTPQEKQVSVNVPDGLTLWGDADKLARVFNNILKNAIAYSYENSVIDISAKQQDKNIIITFTNQGNPIPRQKLETIFEKFFRLDTSRSTNTGGAGLGLAIAKEIVNAHGGNIFVQSNTEKTVFTVVLPQKQEKDRLSA, encoded by the coding sequence TTGGCTATAAAATTGAAAAGTAAGAGAGATAAAAGAAGGAATGATTATACAAAATTAAAAAGGAAAGTATTTTCTCAAATGCTTCTTATTACAGTTGCCGCCGCTGTGACTGTTTATCTATTGCGCCATATCCTGCGTGGACAGATCGGAGATCGTATCGTTCGATTTTTAGTCAACGCTTTTAAATTTAAAGATTCGGAAGCGCAGACAATCTATCAGTTGGTGATTCGCAACAATATGGACATGATCCTTTTTGTTGTAATCCTAATATTTTTAGTTATCCTTTTTCGATTTTCTGTTTCTTGGTTTACTAAATATTTCGATGAGGTCAGTGCCGGAATGGATAAACTTGCTGAGGAATCTGATGAAAAAATTACATTATCACCGGAATTGGATTTTATGGAAAATAAGCTTAATCAGATAAAAAACAACTTGGAAAAGCAAGAAAAAGCTGCCCTTAATGCCGAGCAGCGCAAGAATGATTTGGTAGTTTACCTGGCTCATGATATAAAGACACCTCTGACCTCCGTTATAGGATACTTAAGTCTTCTGGATGAAGCTCCTGATATGCCTCCGGAACAGAAGGCAAAATATGTGGGTATTACCTTGGAAAAAGCTTATCGATTAGAGCAGCTTATAAATGAGTTTTTTGAGATCACAAGATTTAATCTTCAAACGATTGTTTTGAATAAAGTAAAAATCAATCTACTGTTCATGCTCCAGCAGATGGCGGACGAATTCTATCCAATGCTGACTCCACAGGAAAAGCAGGTGTCCGTCAATGTGCCTGACGGACTCACTCTGTGGGGAGATGCAGATAAACTGGCCCGTGTGTTCAATAACATTCTGAAAAATGCGATAGCCTATAGCTATGAAAACAGCGTCATTGACATTTCTGCTAAGCAGCAGGACAAAAATATTATTATAACTTTTACGAATCAAGGTAATCCTATCCCACGACAAAAACTGGAAACAATATTTGAGAAATTTTTTCGGCTGGACACATCCCGTTCTACCAATACAGGCGGTGCCGGGCTTGGACTAGCTATTGCCAAAGAAATCGTAAACGCGCATGGAGGCAATATTTTCGTGCAAAGTAATACAGAAAAGACAGTTTTTACTGTGGTGCTTCCACAAAAGCAAGAAAAGGATAGGTTATCTGCTTAA
- a CDS encoding integrase gives MIQALLGHIDINITRKTYVHVSETKKKEVANLLDNFLD, from the coding sequence GTGATACAGGCTTTATTAGGTCATATAGACATAAACATCACAAGAAAAACTTATGTACATGTATCTGAGACAAAGAAAAAAGAAGTTGCCAACTTACTGGATAACTTCTTAGATTGA
- the vanR gene encoding VanR-ABDEGLN family response regulator transcription factor has translation MSMNILVVDDEQSIADLIEVYLKNEGFTIYKFYNGQDAFRCVESEQLELAILDIMLPDIDGFTLCQKIRENHNFPVIMLTAKEEEIDKITGLTLGADDYITKPFRPLELVARVKAQLRRFTKYNYAEPNQEEHLIAFSGLILDMGTHECTLNEKKISLTPKEFSILWALCSNRGRVVSSEELFHEVWGDKYFTNSNNTVMVHIRHLREKMHDSAEHPKYIKTVWGVGYKIEK, from the coding sequence ATGAGTATGAATATTTTGGTTGTAGACGATGAGCAGTCCATAGCGGACCTAATTGAAGTTTATTTAAAAAATGAAGGTTTTACAATATACAAATTTTATAACGGTCAAGATGCGTTCCGGTGTGTTGAGTCGGAACAGTTAGAGCTTGCGATACTTGATATCATGCTGCCGGATATTGATGGCTTTACTCTCTGCCAGAAAATTAGGGAAAATCATAATTTTCCTGTTATCATGCTGACTGCTAAAGAAGAAGAAATTGATAAAATTACCGGATTGACACTAGGTGCGGATGATTACATAACAAAACCGTTTCGGCCTTTGGAGCTTGTTGCCCGTGTCAAGGCGCAGCTCCGGAGATTTACCAAATATAATTATGCGGAGCCAAACCAGGAAGAACACTTGATTGCCTTTTCCGGATTGATATTGGACATGGGTACCCATGAATGTACGCTGAATGAGAAAAAGATATCTCTCACTCCTAAAGAGTTTTCAATTCTTTGGGCCCTTTGCTCCAATCGCGGACGGGTGGTAAGTTCGGAAGAATTGTTCCATGAGGTATGGGGAGATAAGTATTTTACTAACAGCAATAATACAGTAATGGTTCATATCCGTCACTTAAGAGAAAAAATGCACGACAGCGCGGAACATCCTAAATATATCAAAACGGTATGGGGGGTTGGCTATAAAATTGAAAAGTAA
- a CDS encoding Uma2 family endonuclease: MDNTAKNKTYTYADYMNYPENERIELIEGKIYAMSPAPSRIHQELISELITIFNNYIKSNNGNCKVYPSPFDVFLTDDKSLDNCKNIVQPDISIICDKTKLNDKGCIGAPDMIIEIVSPHNPSNDYVRKLGLYEHFKVKEYWIINPMNKSILIYRLNDTMHYAAPETYNFTDTIKVGIYDSLEIDFNTLDV, encoded by the coding sequence ATGGACAACACAGCTAAGAACAAAACATACACTTATGCTGACTATATGAATTACCCTGAAAATGAACGTATTGAACTTATAGAAGGTAAAATATATGCTATGTCTCCAGCTCCATCAAGAATACATCAAGAATTAATTTCTGAATTAATAACTATATTTAATAATTACATTAAATCCAATAATGGTAATTGCAAGGTATATCCTTCACCTTTTGATGTATTTCTCACAGATGATAAAAGTCTTGATAACTGTAAGAACATTGTCCAGCCTGACATATCGATAATATGTGATAAAACTAAATTAAATGATAAAGGATGTATAGGCGCTCCTGATATGATAATAGAGATAGTATCACCCCATAATCCATCTAATGACTATGTAAGGAAACTAGGACTATATGAACACTTTAAAGTAAAAGAATACTGGATAATAAATCCTATGAATAAATCCATATTAATTTATAGACTTAATGATACAATGCACTATGCCGCTCCTGAAACTTATAATTTCACAGATACAATAAAAGTTGGGATATATGACAGTTTAGAAATTGACTTTAATACTTTAGATGTGTAG